A genomic window from Thermodesulfitimonas autotrophica includes:
- a CDS encoding PAS domain S-box protein — protein sequence MTLKKKTLQLFGLTAVCMGVVFMVALKTIVLNSLLAHEEMHLAADVERVLHLLGDEGRELQAKISFLAQRDDTCAFVKRPSPDYVRSNLPDAVLAAQRLDLIAFIDSTGKVVWGKAFYRGQGWRPVLPEGFPGSLAAGEGCFSRMVKASGGLTGLGLLPGGPALVAAVPVMPGTGTGPSPGAVIAGRYLDPEEVKHLAREAGLALDVWALTPIEKMPPDAAMAAQALLKGPEKLYTRLLSPEAIAGYTLVTGLCGKPVLLLRVTAPRTVYQQGQRSLLYLFVILVAVGALLGGITIFAFYQTVLSRLAHLSAAVRRIGMEGDLTTRVTVAGDDELADFAREINKMLAALEQSKQLRESEERYRALFDQALTGNYIALAYGRVLLCNPAYVRMFGFSSFDEALATDFFSLFPDEAAKEAFLWLLREKKRLELHEATFRRRDGQLITVVQNVIGTFDQRGELLQLQGYLFDITARKKAEEALARAKRQNELLLEAVGEGISGVDPEGKTTFVNPAALQMTGYAAEEVIGLQQHAMLHHTRADGTPYPEAACPVHATLRDGRPRSVTGEVFWRKDGSSFPVDYTCTPVREGEKIVGAVVVFRDVTARQRAEQALREAHTQIKQLVASISSILIGLDAAGCVQHWNGPAAETFGLAAAAVVGRPLSASGIEWEWEKVARGIAACRERQEPVRVDDVRYLRRDGKPGFLGLTVTPLVSEEGKHLGYVILAADITERKNEETQRVLRQKLESLGQLAAGIAHEINTPMQYVGDNTTFLRDAFATLSQFVARCQEFVAQGESGVVPADELAVALAALDWEFLGTEIPKALEQSLEGIGRVRKLVLAMKEFAHPGKKEKAPCNLNRAVESTVTISRNEWKYVADLEMDLDPDLPPVPCVVDEINQVVLNMIINAVHAIEAVVNKEAGEKGKIIIRTRREGDFAKIEISDTGTGIPPAIIDRIFDPFFTTKEVGKGSGQGLAIAHDIIVNKHRGNITVESEVGKGTTFTVYLPLNPPEEERREQVT from the coding sequence ATGACCCTGAAAAAGAAGACGCTGCAGCTTTTCGGGCTTACGGCCGTCTGCATGGGTGTGGTTTTTATGGTCGCGCTCAAGACGATCGTTTTGAACAGCCTGCTGGCCCACGAGGAGATGCACCTGGCGGCAGATGTGGAGCGCGTGCTGCACCTGCTCGGCGACGAGGGGCGGGAACTTCAGGCCAAAATTTCGTTTCTCGCGCAACGGGATGATACCTGCGCCTTTGTCAAACGGCCAAGTCCGGACTACGTGCGCTCGAACCTCCCGGATGCGGTGCTTGCGGCGCAGCGGCTTGACCTGATCGCCTTTATCGATAGCACCGGGAAAGTAGTTTGGGGGAAGGCTTTTTACCGTGGTCAGGGGTGGCGGCCGGTACTCCCAGAAGGCTTTCCAGGAAGCCTCGCCGCCGGAGAAGGCTGCTTCTCCCGCATGGTTAAAGCCTCCGGGGGGCTCACCGGACTCGGCCTTTTACCGGGAGGCCCGGCGCTGGTAGCCGCGGTTCCCGTTATGCCGGGCACCGGTACCGGACCAAGTCCGGGGGCGGTCATTGCGGGGCGTTACCTGGACCCGGAAGAGGTTAAACACTTGGCCCGGGAAGCCGGTTTAGCCCTGGATGTGTGGGCGCTTACCCCTATTGAAAAAATGCCGCCCGACGCCGCGATGGCGGCGCAGGCTTTGCTTAAAGGCCCAGAGAAACTTTATACCCGGCTTCTCAGCCCGGAGGCAATTGCCGGTTACACGCTGGTGACGGGGCTTTGCGGCAAACCGGTACTCCTTTTGCGGGTTACCGCACCGCGAACCGTTTACCAGCAGGGCCAGCGCAGTCTCCTCTACCTTTTTGTGATCCTTGTGGCCGTCGGGGCTCTTTTAGGCGGGATAACCATTTTCGCTTTTTACCAGACGGTGCTTTCCCGCCTGGCGCATCTGAGCGCGGCGGTGCGGCGAATCGGGATGGAGGGGGATCTCACAACCCGGGTCACCGTGGCGGGGGACGACGAGCTTGCCGACTTTGCCCGCGAGATCAACAAGATGCTTGCCGCCCTCGAACAGTCGAAGCAGTTGCGGGAGAGCGAGGAACGCTACCGCGCCCTTTTTGACCAGGCGCTGACCGGCAACTATATCGCTTTGGCGTACGGCCGGGTCCTCCTTTGCAACCCGGCTTACGTGCGGATGTTCGGCTTCAGTTCGTTTGATGAGGCGCTGGCGACCGATTTCTTCAGCCTTTTTCCGGATGAGGCGGCAAAAGAGGCGTTCCTATGGCTCCTGCGCGAAAAGAAAAGGCTTGAGCTCCACGAAGCTACTTTCCGCCGGCGGGACGGGCAACTGATTACCGTGGTGCAGAACGTGATCGGAACCTTTGACCAGCGCGGCGAGCTGCTTCAGCTTCAAGGGTACCTTTTCGACATCACGGCCCGGAAAAAGGCGGAGGAAGCGCTGGCGCGGGCCAAGCGCCAGAACGAGCTGCTTTTGGAGGCCGTCGGCGAAGGGATATCCGGTGTTGACCCGGAAGGGAAAACGACTTTTGTTAACCCGGCGGCGCTCCAGATGACGGGTTATGCGGCGGAGGAGGTAATCGGTCTGCAGCAGCACGCCATGCTGCACCATACGCGGGCGGACGGCACCCCTTATCCGGAAGCGGCGTGTCCGGTCCACGCTACCCTGCGGGACGGGCGACCGCGCTCGGTTACCGGCGAGGTCTTTTGGCGGAAGGACGGGAGCAGCTTCCCTGTGGATTACACCTGCACGCCGGTGCGGGAAGGGGAAAAGATTGTGGGTGCCGTCGTTGTTTTCCGCGATGTTACGGCGCGGCAGCGGGCCGAGCAGGCGCTGCGGGAAGCGCACACGCAAATCAAGCAACTGGTAGCCTCCATCTCCTCCATCCTGATCGGTTTAGACGCGGCTGGTTGCGTTCAACACTGGAACGGTCCTGCGGCCGAAACCTTTGGGTTGGCGGCGGCAGCCGTAGTTGGCCGCCCGCTCAGTGCCAGCGGCATCGAATGGGAGTGGGAGAAGGTGGCGCGGGGCATCGCCGCGTGCCGCGAGCGCCAGGAACCGGTACGGGTGGATGATGTCCGTTACCTGCGGCGGGACGGCAAGCCCGGTTTTTTGGGGCTGACGGTGACGCCGCTGGTGAGCGAGGAGGGGAAGCACTTAGGTTACGTTATTCTCGCTGCCGATATTACCGAACGGAAAAACGAGGAGACCCAGCGTGTTTTACGGCAAAAGTTAGAGTCACTCGGACAATTGGCGGCGGGGATCGCCCACGAGATCAACACGCCGATGCAGTATGTTGGCGATAATACAACCTTCTTGCGGGATGCGTTTGCGACGCTCTCCCAGTTTGTAGCGCGTTGCCAGGAGTTCGTAGCGCAGGGGGAGAGTGGCGTCGTGCCGGCAGATGAGTTGGCGGTAGCCTTGGCGGCGCTTGACTGGGAATTTTTAGGTACGGAAATCCCGAAGGCCCTGGAACAATCTCTGGAAGGGATTGGCCGGGTGCGGAAGCTTGTCTTGGCGATGAAGGAGTTCGCGCATCCCGGCAAGAAGGAAAAAGCGCCCTGTAACCTCAACCGGGCGGTGGAGAGCACGGTGACCATTTCGCGGAACGAGTGGAAGTACGTGGCGGACCTCGAAATGGACCTGGATCCAGACCTGCCGCCTGTGCCCTGTGTGGTTGATGAGATCAACCAGGTGGTCCTCAATATGATTATTAACGCCGTTCACGCCATTGAGGCGGTTGTAAATAAGGAAGCGGGTGAGAAGGGTAAGATTATCATTCGGACCCGGAGAGAAGGCGATTTTGCTAAGATCGAAATCAGCGACACCGGCACCGGCATTCCGCCGGCCATTATTGACCGGATCTTCGACCCGTTTTTCACCACCAAAGAGGTGGGCAAAGGCTCCGGCCAGGGGTTAGCCATCGCCCACGACATCATTGTGAACAAGCACAGGGGCAATATTACCGTGGAATCGGAAGTTGGGAAAGGAACTACCTTCACCGTCTATCTGCCGTTGAATCCTCCGGAAGAGGAAAGGAGGGAGCAGGTGACGTGA
- a CDS encoding response regulator, with protein sequence MKRAILFVDDEPNVIDGLRRMLRNMRDRWEMYFAGSGEEALKILETTPIDVIVADMRMPQMDGATLLARVQERYPHVVRIMLTGHSDKEMTLRSTKSAHQFLAKPCDGETLRYTIERTCQLRELLRDEKLLQVVTGITVLPSLPSLYRELIREMEAPNASLKKIGEIVAQDMAMTAKVLQLVNSAFFGLPQRVTNPVQAVTLLGLNNLRPLVLYIHLFEAFETTPGSGRVIEALWEHSVAVGSLAREIARLEKADREVTDEALTAGLLHDIGKLLLLRLPDCCEKLKGLADREGDWSPADEYALIGTSHAELGAYLLGLWGIADTVVEAVAFHHQPGNSVADRFTVLTAVHVANGLVKEGDCSLQTVDLDYLRRLGLEQKVTRWAELCREIKGGQAR encoded by the coding sequence GTGAAACGGGCCATTCTCTTCGTCGACGACGAGCCCAACGTGATCGATGGCTTGCGACGGATGCTCCGTAACATGCGGGACAGATGGGAGATGTATTTCGCCGGAAGCGGCGAGGAGGCGCTTAAGATCTTAGAGACGACGCCGATCGACGTGATCGTAGCCGATATGCGGATGCCGCAGATGGACGGGGCCACGCTGCTGGCGAGAGTCCAGGAACGCTACCCCCATGTGGTCAGAATCATGCTGACCGGTCATTCGGACAAAGAGATGACGTTGCGCTCCACCAAAAGCGCGCACCAGTTCCTTGCCAAGCCGTGCGACGGGGAAACGCTGCGGTACACGATCGAGCGCACCTGTCAGCTGCGTGAGCTGTTGCGCGACGAGAAGCTGCTACAAGTGGTCACCGGAATAACCGTGCTGCCGAGCCTGCCGAGTCTTTACCGCGAGCTGATCAGAGAGATGGAAGCGCCAAACGCCTCCCTCAAAAAGATCGGGGAGATTGTGGCGCAGGATATGGCGATGACGGCGAAGGTGCTGCAACTCGTCAACTCGGCCTTTTTCGGCCTACCCCAGCGGGTCACCAACCCGGTGCAGGCGGTAACGCTCCTCGGCCTCAACAATTTAAGGCCGCTCGTTCTCTACATCCACCTCTTCGAGGCTTTTGAAACCACTCCGGGATCCGGTCGGGTGATAGAAGCCCTCTGGGAGCACAGCGTCGCGGTAGGCAGCCTCGCGCGGGAAATCGCCCGTTTGGAAAAAGCGGACCGGGAGGTGACGGACGAGGCGCTGACGGCCGGTCTGCTGCACGACATCGGCAAGCTCCTGCTGCTGCGGCTTCCCGACTGCTGTGAGAAGCTTAAAGGGCTGGCGGACCGCGAAGGCGACTGGTCGCCGGCGGACGAGTACGCGCTTATAGGAACATCGCACGCCGAACTCGGCGCCTACCTCTTAGGGTTGTGGGGAATTGCCGATACGGTGGTGGAAGCGGTGGCCTTCCACCACCAGCCGGGCAACTCGGTCGCCGACCGTTTTACGGTTCTGACGGCCGTACACGTGGCGAACGGGCTGGTTAAGGAAGGGGATTGCTCGCTTCAGACCGTCGACCTGGACTACTTGAGGCGGCTGGGTCTGGAGCAAAAAGTTACGCGCTGGGCGGAATTGTGCCGGGAGATCAAAGGGGGACAAGCGCGGTGA
- a CDS encoding HD domain-containing phosphohydrolase translates to MKEKILLVDDDPNILAGFKRNLRHHFEIATAESGAEGLGMLKEQGPFAVVVSDLRMPQMDGIQFLSLARQVAPDTVRVMLTGYADLQVAMDAINEGNIFRFLTKPCSTEDFLRVLNAAVEQYRLVTAERELLEKTLWGSIKMLIEILSLLNPVAVNQASRRRNIARRIGIRLKVAKLWELELAAMLAQVGYVTIPQKILEKKARGEALTEEEEKVFLTYPQVGQKLLANIPRLENIAAGIAYQLKQYDGGGFPADNRKAGAIPFIGRVLKVVHDYDALLQTGKTPAEAVAVMQERRHWYDPEVLGALEAEVLSAEEGFIVRALSLDELLPGMVLADDIRDGRGVILVPKGYEVTDVLKTRLLNFARFSVIAEPVKVLEPVKAKGSQVGAREQA, encoded by the coding sequence GTGAAAGAGAAGATCCTTCTTGTTGACGATGATCCCAACATCCTTGCCGGTTTTAAGCGCAACCTGCGCCACCACTTTGAGATCGCGACGGCCGAGAGCGGCGCGGAGGGGCTCGGCATGCTCAAGGAACAGGGGCCCTTTGCCGTAGTGGTATCCGACCTGCGAATGCCCCAGATGGACGGCATCCAATTTCTTTCCCTGGCGCGCCAGGTTGCGCCGGACACGGTGCGGGTGATGCTTACCGGCTACGCCGACCTGCAGGTGGCGATGGACGCGATCAACGAAGGGAACATCTTCCGGTTCCTCACTAAACCCTGCTCAACCGAGGATTTTCTGAGGGTGCTCAATGCCGCAGTCGAACAGTACCGGCTCGTTACCGCGGAGCGGGAGCTTTTGGAGAAGACGCTCTGGGGCAGCATCAAAATGCTCATTGAAATCCTGTCGCTCCTGAACCCGGTGGCGGTAAACCAGGCTTCCCGCCGCCGCAACATTGCGCGCCGGATAGGCATCCGCCTCAAGGTCGCGAAGCTGTGGGAGCTGGAGCTGGCGGCGATGCTGGCCCAGGTCGGTTACGTCACGATCCCCCAGAAAATCTTAGAGAAGAAGGCCCGGGGTGAGGCTTTAACGGAGGAAGAGGAGAAGGTTTTCCTTACCTATCCCCAGGTGGGGCAGAAGCTACTTGCCAACATCCCCCGGCTTGAGAATATTGCCGCGGGGATTGCGTACCAGCTTAAGCAGTACGACGGGGGCGGTTTCCCCGCCGACAACCGAAAGGCCGGAGCGATCCCCTTCATCGGGCGGGTGCTCAAGGTGGTGCACGACTACGACGCGCTCCTGCAGACGGGGAAAACCCCGGCCGAAGCGGTTGCCGTAATGCAGGAGCGGCGCCACTGGTACGACCCTGAAGTTCTTGGGGCGCTTGAGGCGGAGGTGCTGAGTGCGGAAGAAGGCTTCATCGTGCGGGCGCTGAGTCTCGACGAGCTCTTGCCGGGGATGGTGTTAGCGGACGATATCCGGGATGGGCGGGGCGTGATCCTGGTGCCCAAAGGTTACGAGGTGACGGATGTTCTAAAAACGAGGCTCCTCAATTTTGCGCGGTTCAGCGTGATTGCCGAACCGGTGAAGGTGCTAGAGCCGGTTAAGGCGAAGGGTTCTCAGGTGGGAGCACGGGAACAAGCTTGA
- a CDS encoding UPF0280 family protein, which translates to MARRTYRALFREEDLFFFEVKVKETDLCLGVRAERFTPDLVWLVEKKVKQERALLEAYIEKDPVFLKTLQPHRPLPDAPEIAVAMAEAGAACGVGPMAAVAGAFADLVGRLLTRYSRDVIVENGGDIFLKSTRKRRVGIFAGNSPLSHRMAIEIPPDYTPLGICTSSGTVGHSLSFGRADAAVILAGTATLADAAATAVGNRVQTPADIEKALAFAREIPGVAGAVVIIGDALGVWGKVKLVPVLPPENPSP; encoded by the coding sequence TTGGCCCGCCGCACCTACCGCGCGCTCTTCCGCGAGGAGGACCTTTTCTTTTTCGAGGTCAAGGTAAAGGAGACCGACCTCTGCCTCGGGGTCCGCGCGGAGCGTTTTACACCGGATCTCGTCTGGCTGGTCGAAAAAAAGGTCAAACAGGAGCGGGCCCTGCTGGAGGCCTATATTGAAAAGGACCCCGTCTTCTTAAAAACCCTCCAGCCGCACCGCCCGCTTCCGGACGCCCCGGAAATCGCGGTGGCTATGGCCGAAGCGGGAGCAGCTTGCGGTGTTGGCCCCATGGCCGCGGTGGCCGGGGCTTTCGCCGATCTGGTGGGCCGGCTCCTCACGCGCTACTCCCGGGACGTCATCGTCGAAAACGGGGGCGACATCTTTCTTAAATCCACGCGGAAGCGCCGGGTCGGCATCTTTGCCGGCAACTCGCCCCTGTCACACCGGATGGCCATTGAGATACCTCCGGACTACACCCCACTCGGCATCTGTACCTCCTCGGGGACCGTAGGTCACTCCTTGAGCTTCGGGCGGGCCGACGCCGCCGTAATCCTCGCCGGCACCGCCACCCTCGCCGACGCCGCGGCCACCGCAGTGGGCAACCGCGTGCAAACCCCGGCAGACATCGAAAAGGCGCTCGCCTTTGCCCGGGAGATACCGGGCGTCGCGGGCGCCGTCGTGATCATCGGCGACGCCTTGGGCGTCTGGGGCAAGGTCAAGCTTGTTCCCGTGCTCCCACCTGAGAACCCTTCGCCTTAA
- a CDS encoding NIL domain-containing protein, giving the protein MAPSKVVLRFPAAIADKPIIFRLVKDYDLMINILKANINPHKEGTMVLDVTGAKTEEGLEFLRQQGVGVQPLTEEVVRNEERCTHCGACTAICPTGALYIERPSMLVRFDSEACVVCQLCVRACPMKAMEVRF; this is encoded by the coding sequence ATGGCACCGAGCAAGGTAGTGCTGCGCTTTCCGGCAGCGATTGCCGATAAACCGATCATCTTTCGCCTGGTTAAGGACTACGACCTGATGATCAACATCCTGAAGGCGAACATCAACCCGCACAAGGAAGGGACGATGGTCCTCGACGTTACCGGCGCGAAAACCGAAGAGGGTCTAGAATTTCTCCGGCAGCAGGGCGTCGGGGTGCAGCCGCTCACCGAAGAGGTGGTGCGGAATGAGGAGCGGTGCACCCACTGCGGCGCCTGCACCGCCATCTGCCCCACGGGAGCGCTCTACATCGAGCGGCCGTCGATGCTGGTTCGCTTCGATAGCGAGGCCTGCGTCGTCTGCCAGCTCTGCGTGCGGGCCTGCCCGATGAAGGCGATGGAGGTCCGGTTCTAA
- a CDS encoding homocysteine biosynthesis protein, with the protein MRDKTFAVINEKIKAGKAVVVTAEELIALVQEKGVSRAAQEVDVVTTGTFAPMCSSGAYFNFGHSAPRIKFNRVWLNGVPAYAGLAAVDCYLGATALPEEDPLNKNHPGEFRYGGGHVIEDFVARRPVRLKALGYGTDCYPRREIETVVTLDDINEAVLFNPRNAYQNYACAVNTGPRTLYTYMGVLKPNLGNAHYSTSGQLSPLLKDPYFRTIGVGTRIFLGGGVGYVVWNGTQHFPSLPPLPEGAPRVPAGGTLAVLGDLKQMSPQWLRGTSMLGYGATLSVGIGIPIPILNEEICYYASRTDAELYAPIIDYAEAYPNRKPGNLGFVSYAALKSGRITVGGKEVPTAPLSSYVKALEISAILKRWISEGRFLLGEPVQLLPGPDAGIVARTLEIRDTERSER; encoded by the coding sequence ATGCGTGATAAAACTTTCGCCGTGATCAACGAGAAAATCAAAGCCGGCAAAGCGGTGGTCGTTACTGCCGAGGAACTGATCGCCCTCGTCCAGGAAAAGGGGGTTAGCCGGGCGGCGCAGGAGGTCGACGTGGTCACCACCGGAACCTTCGCGCCGATGTGCTCTTCGGGAGCCTACTTCAACTTCGGGCACAGCGCCCCACGGATAAAGTTCAACCGCGTCTGGCTCAACGGCGTGCCCGCTTACGCGGGTCTCGCCGCGGTTGACTGCTACTTAGGCGCCACCGCACTGCCCGAAGAGGACCCGCTCAATAAAAACCACCCCGGTGAATTCCGCTACGGCGGCGGGCACGTCATCGAGGACTTTGTAGCCCGCAGGCCGGTGCGCCTTAAGGCTCTTGGCTACGGAACCGACTGTTACCCGCGCCGGGAGATTGAAACGGTAGTGACTCTCGATGATATTAACGAGGCGGTCCTCTTTAACCCGCGCAACGCCTACCAGAACTATGCCTGCGCGGTGAATACGGGGCCGCGGACGCTCTACACCTACATGGGGGTCTTAAAACCTAACCTCGGGAACGCGCACTACTCCACCTCCGGGCAGCTGAGCCCGCTCTTAAAGGACCCGTACTTCCGGACCATCGGCGTCGGTACCCGCATTTTCTTAGGCGGCGGCGTCGGTTACGTAGTCTGGAACGGCACGCAGCACTTCCCGAGCCTCCCGCCGCTTCCGGAAGGAGCGCCGCGCGTTCCGGCAGGGGGGACGCTCGCGGTTTTAGGGGACTTGAAGCAGATGAGCCCCCAGTGGCTGCGCGGCACAAGTATGCTCGGCTACGGCGCCACCTTAAGCGTAGGCATTGGGATACCCATCCCGATTCTGAACGAGGAGATATGTTACTACGCCTCCCGCACCGACGCCGAACTTTACGCGCCGATTATTGATTATGCTGAAGCTTACCCGAACCGCAAACCCGGTAACCTGGGGTTCGTTAGCTACGCCGCGCTTAAATCGGGCCGTATAACTGTTGGGGGTAAAGAAGTGCCGACAGCACCACTCTCGAGCTACGTGAAAGCTCTGGAGATATCTGCGATTTTGAAACGCTGGATTAGCGAAGGCAGGTTCCTGCTTGGTGAACCGGTCCAGCTTCTCCCGGGCCCGGATGCCGGCATCGTGGCCCGCACCCTTGAAATCCGCGACACCGAAAGGAGCGAGAGGTAA
- a CDS encoding CGGC domain-containing protein: MFGLARIVILSCKKIRDITCVSCIKCFKAVAERAGEFERFKDEPLEIVGMGDCGGCPGLVMPKLGIISDIAKAYGRDFDVVYLGTCIVKASTTAKCPINPEELAQKIKGKFGKEVIIGTHPW; this comes from the coding sequence GTGTTCGGTTTGGCACGGATCGTGATCCTGTCGTGCAAAAAAATCAGAGACATTACCTGCGTTTCGTGTATCAAGTGTTTTAAAGCCGTGGCGGAGCGGGCAGGAGAGTTTGAAAGGTTCAAGGATGAACCGCTCGAAATCGTAGGTATGGGGGATTGCGGCGGTTGTCCAGGGCTGGTGATGCCTAAGTTGGGTATCATTAGCGATATTGCAAAGGCTTACGGGCGCGACTTCGACGTGGTATATCTCGGAACCTGTATCGTCAAGGCTTCTACTACCGCGAAATGCCCGATCAACCCCGAAGAACTGGCCCAAAAGATTAAGGGGAAGTTCGGGAAAGAGGTGATTATCGGCACCCATCCGTGGTAG
- a CDS encoding glycosyltransferase family 4 protein: MGVFADSYRPYTSGVVRSIETFRLALTARGVSFFIFAPRYPNCEPEEKVFRFFSLPAPTNPDFAIAIPLSVRLGRTLKSLGLDLIHVHSPFFLGGLGARWARRLGLPLVFTYHTLYEEYVHYFPFLRQPARVATRRYTVNFCNRCDLVLAPTGAIREYLLRSGVSVPVAVLPTGIELAAFRGGDGAGFRKRLGIDPEERVLLYVGRLGREKNIAFLLRAFRDIAARLDAVRLVLVGGGPAREELHGEARRLGIHEKVVFAGPVPPERVKDCYAAADLFVMASLTETQGLVIGEAKAAGLPVVAVRAQGVSEMVNEGVDGFLTPLDEAIFATVVCRVLEDPHLYQNLKEGAVAKAAELSIGRLAEVLLGHYRALAEKKRGGDFTAEGGEKRWQ, translated from the coding sequence GTGGGAGTCTTTGCGGACAGCTACCGACCCTACACCAGCGGTGTGGTCCGGTCCATCGAGACGTTTCGTCTGGCGCTTACCGCGAGGGGCGTCTCTTTCTTTATCTTCGCCCCGCGCTACCCGAACTGCGAGCCTGAGGAAAAAGTCTTCCGGTTCTTTTCCCTGCCGGCCCCGACCAACCCAGACTTTGCCATAGCTATTCCGCTTTCGGTCCGCCTCGGGCGGACGCTCAAATCGCTGGGGCTCGATCTCATTCACGTCCACTCCCCCTTTTTTCTCGGCGGCTTAGGGGCGCGCTGGGCGCGGCGTCTGGGGTTGCCCCTCGTCTTTACCTACCACACCCTTTACGAAGAGTACGTCCACTATTTCCCCTTCCTGCGCCAGCCGGCGCGGGTCGCGACGCGGCGTTATACGGTAAATTTCTGTAACCGTTGTGATTTGGTGCTGGCGCCGACCGGAGCTATCCGGGAGTACCTCTTGCGGTCCGGAGTTAGCGTTCCGGTAGCCGTTCTGCCGACCGGTATTGAGCTTGCAGCCTTCCGGGGCGGCGACGGCGCCGGTTTCCGGAAGCGCCTGGGTATCGACCCGGAGGAGAGGGTGCTCCTCTACGTAGGCCGGCTCGGCAGGGAAAAGAACATCGCCTTTCTGCTGCGGGCGTTTCGCGATATCGCCGCCCGTCTTGATGCGGTGCGGCTGGTTTTGGTGGGGGGCGGCCCGGCGCGGGAGGAACTTCACGGTGAGGCCCGGAGGCTTGGCATCCACGAGAAAGTGGTTTTCGCGGGGCCGGTACCGCCGGAGCGGGTTAAGGATTGTTACGCGGCGGCCGATCTCTTTGTTATGGCCTCACTTACGGAGACACAGGGTCTGGTGATCGGGGAGGCCAAGGCGGCCGGCCTGCCGGTCGTGGCCGTCAGGGCCCAGGGCGTAAGCGAAATGGTCAATGAAGGGGTGGATGGGTTCCTCACGCCGCTTGACGAGGCGATTTTTGCTACGGTGGTCTGCCGGGTGCTCGAGGACCCGCACCTTTACCAGAACCTAAAGGAGGGGGCGGTGGCGAAGGCCGCGGAGTTATCCATCGGCCGGCTCGCAGAGGTCCTTTTAGGGCATTACCGGGCGCTGGCGGAGAAAAAGCGCGGCGGCGACTTTACTGCTGAAGGCGGGGAGAAACGGTGGCAGTAA
- a CDS encoding sensor histidine kinase → MAVKTLEEIIKEIISLIEKNREEIFSIAEATETEIKRLQQEVEAVRQETLEVIARVDSLQKAEKAARLRLMEVSADFRKYTEADIKEAYENAQRLQLELATLREKEAMLRLRRDDMERSLKRLVETRQRATRLASRIGVILDYLRTDFQGAAERMGEMQQWQQMALRILEAQEEERRRVAREIHDGPAQSMANVVMRAEFCLKLLDRDPAKLRGELLALQDLVRTSLQDTRKIIFDLRPMALDDLGLAAALKKFVANYKEQYGLPVEYQYFGPEKRLPPAVEVALFRIVQEALNNIYKHAHATSALVKLEVLPARVNLVVRDNGRGFDVEKVLKDPERKGYGLLGIRERVQLLNGELEIISSPGKGTTLMVGIDLTTEEQ, encoded by the coding sequence GTGGCAGTAAAAACGCTTGAAGAAATCATTAAAGAAATCATAAGTCTAATCGAAAAGAATAGAGAGGAGATTTTTTCGATTGCTGAGGCGACCGAAACCGAAATTAAGCGTCTCCAGCAAGAGGTGGAAGCGGTTCGCCAGGAGACGCTGGAGGTAATTGCCCGGGTCGACAGCCTCCAAAAAGCGGAGAAGGCGGCGCGCCTGCGGTTGATGGAGGTAAGCGCCGACTTCAGGAAATATACGGAAGCGGATATCAAAGAGGCTTACGAGAACGCCCAGCGGCTGCAGTTAGAACTGGCGACCCTCCGGGAAAAAGAGGCGATGCTCCGCCTGCGCCGGGACGATATGGAACGGTCGCTCAAACGGCTGGTAGAAACGCGGCAGCGGGCAACGCGCCTGGCGTCACGGATAGGGGTGATCCTCGACTACCTCCGCACCGATTTTCAGGGAGCGGCGGAGCGGATGGGTGAGATGCAGCAATGGCAGCAGATGGCGCTCCGGATCCTGGAGGCGCAGGAAGAAGAGCGGCGGCGGGTGGCCCGGGAGATCCACGACGGGCCCGCGCAGTCGATGGCCAACGTGGTGATGCGGGCGGAGTTCTGCTTGAAGCTGCTGGACCGGGACCCGGCGAAACTCCGCGGCGAGCTCCTGGCGCTTCAGGACCTGGTCCGTACCAGCCTGCAGGACACGCGCAAGATAATTTTCGACCTCCGGCCGATGGCGCTTGACGATTTAGGGCTGGCGGCGGCGCTCAAGAAGTTTGTGGCCAACTACAAGGAACAATACGGGTTACCGGTGGAGTACCAGTACTTCGGCCCGGAGAAAAGGCTACCGCCGGCGGTGGAGGTGGCTCTCTTCCGGATTGTTCAGGAGGCGCTCAACAACATTTACAAGCATGCCCACGCCACCAGTGCCCTGGTTAAGCTCGAGGTTTTACCGGCGCGGGTGAACCTGGTAGTGCGGGATAACGGTAGGGGGTTCGATGTGGAAAAGGTGCTCAAAGACCCGGAGCGGAAAGGCTACGGGCTCCTCGGAATCAGAGAACGGGTGCAGCTTTTGAACGGCGAGTTAGAAATCATCTCTTCGCCCGGGAAGGGAACAACCCTAATGGTAGGCATTGATCTTACAACAGAGGAACAATAA